One Terriglobia bacterium DNA window includes the following coding sequences:
- a CDS encoding thioredoxin domain-containing protein, whose amino-acid sequence MKKLLKPLAVIVIAVGIAAGAAVYLSRTPDQPVEDTGTAKPVQLKGGHFRGPENAQVTLVEFGDYECPSCGGFHPFVKEILSRYPDKLRLEFHHFPLIAVHPNAMLGAMAAEAAGDQGKYWEMHDALFEHQREWGESRNAEVIVMALASRIGLDMNKFMQELHSPAVQDRILRDETQAEQLKLNETPSFLIDGQRVYIKPSIEDFVNVIEAHLHK is encoded by the coding sequence ATGAAAAAGCTGCTGAAGCCTCTTGCCGTCATCGTTATTGCGGTTGGAATCGCGGCAGGCGCCGCCGTGTATTTAAGCCGCACCCCGGACCAGCCTGTGGAAGACACGGGAACAGCGAAGCCGGTTCAGCTCAAAGGTGGTCACTTCCGTGGCCCCGAAAACGCACAGGTAACTCTGGTCGAGTTCGGTGACTACGAATGTCCGAGCTGCGGTGGCTTCCATCCCTTCGTCAAAGAAATTTTGAGCCGCTACCCTGACAAACTTCGTCTCGAATTTCACCACTTCCCGCTCATCGCCGTTCATCCGAATGCGATGCTTGGCGCAATGGCAGCGGAAGCCGCCGGCGATCAAGGCAAGTATTGGGAAATGCATGATGCGCTCTTCGAGCATCAGCGAGAGTGGGGCGAGAGCCGGAACGCGGAGGTTATTGTGATGGCCCTGGCAAGCCGCATCGGGTTGGACATGAACAAATTCATGCAGGAGCTCCACTCACCCGCCGTGCAGGATCGTATCCTCCGGGATGAAACCCAGGCGGAGCAGCTGAAGCTGAATGAAACGCCGTCGTTCTTAATCGACGGCCAGCGCGTTTATATCAAGCCGAGCATCGAAGATTTCGTGAACGTTATCGAAGCGCACCTTCACAAATGA